The Pan paniscus chromosome 1, NHGRI_mPanPan1-v2.0_pri, whole genome shotgun sequence genome has a segment encoding these proteins:
- the LOC106633937 gene encoding torsin-1A-interacting protein 2, translating to MFSDNSHCPDCGQQWFPSLELGHWLYQTELVENECYQVFLDRINRADYCPECYPDNPANRSLVLPWSFPLEWAPQNLTRWTFEKACHPFLLGPPLVRKRIHDSRVAGFNPALQLILTRTDKTLNKKLGQNK from the coding sequence ATGTTTTCAGATAATTCACATTGCCCTGATTGTGGACAACAGTGGTTCCCTAGTTTAGAACTAGGCCACTGGTTGTACCAAACTGAACTTGTTGAAAATGAATGTTACCAGGTATTCTTAGACCGTATTAACAGAGCTGATTATTGTCCTGAGTGTTATCCTGATAATCCTGCTAATAGAAGCCTTGTTCTTCCTTGGTCTTTCCCACTTGAGTGGGCTCCCCAGAATCTCACCAGATGGACCTTTGAGAAAGCTTGCCATCCATTTCTTCTGGGTCCTCCACTGGTTAGAAAAAGAATACAtgactctcgagtagctggttTTAACCCTGCATTACAGTTAATCTTGACCAGAACAGATAAAACCTTAAACAAAAAACTGGGCCAAAACAAATAG